The following is a genomic window from Gigantopelta aegis isolate Gae_Host chromosome 5, Gae_host_genome, whole genome shotgun sequence.
CACCGACCAGCTGGCAAGCTCGGCACGGCCACATCTGCGGTAAGGCGCTGTGTCAACCAGACAGGGACCAAGCCCCTGGTTGTGTACGCCCCAGCGATAGAGCAGCTGCCGACAACGCCAACCAGAGGGATCTTTCCACACCGGTACGACCAACAACGTGGCAGCTTCCACATCAGCACCTTGGAATCCCGTACCGGCACACTGAGTACCATGCTGACGATGCAGCGCGACGGTGTCTTCCAGCAGGCATACGTGGGGGAGGGCTCCACACACCGCCAGACCCACGACATGCTGCGCAGGGTGTTCGCGCAGCACTCCGGGGACGTCGTCATCCGGTACCAGAGGGAGCTGCGTCACTTACCCAGCTTTGACGCCTGAGCACCACCTTAGCCCTTAGTTCGTATAGGTCGGTACGTTTAGACTAAATTTAAAAATCCGACACTCTATAAGTTTTGGCTGAACTGTTCAGATTAGCGTTCAATCACCATACCTTTTTCGGACGCAAACTTTTCGTCTTAATTCTgagatatttcaaaattttaccgCCTCCTCTTCCGCTTTGCCTCGGTCCATTAAAAACCGGTCTTCTACGCTCCTTCAGTGCCCAAGTTGTAAGTGAgaatcccgccccccccccccccccccccctcctttttttttaaagcaagaGCTTGTTTAGGAAgaacttgcgcccacgacaggcgtgcgctacaacagcttgttctgaatgtgcaagtTAAACTCTTTGAgctgacctgatctgacctgctcccacggaaaatatattgaaaaacaaaacaaatgtcatgCTCCCCCGGAAAGTATATTGAAAAAtagaagaatatttattttgcatattTCCCTCCATCTCACCTCTTTTCACCCCACCACGACACAAGaaagcaagaaatgttttatttaacgacgcactcaacagatttaatttacggttatatggcatcagacatatggttaaggaccacccagattgtgagaggaaacccgctgtcgccacttcatgggctacgctttccgattagcagcaagcgatcttctatttgcacttcccacaggcaggatagaacaaaccatggcctttgttgaaccagttatggatcactgatcggtgtaagtggtttacacctacccactgagacttgcagagcactcactcagggtttggtgtcggtatctgaattaaaaataccatgcctcgactgggatccgaacccagtacctactagcctgtagaccgatagccttaccacgacgtcaccgaggccggttcccaCCGCGACacgttataattataatttcctgtcgccccataacacgaATAGACAATGCTTTTGCCCCTCCTTCTAACTGTGCCCCATACCCCATAAAATCCTGGTCATGCTTCGTCTGAAATGTTCTTGGTGCAGGAAAGGTTTTCAACTACAACCCTCGATCCCACCTCCAATACACGCGTTTACACTCAATTAAGGTTTCAcgccttttcttcttctttctcttcttatcttcttctacttctttctcttcttatcttcttcttctacttctttctcttcttatcttcttcttctacttctttctcttcttatcttcttcttcttctttctcttcttatcTTCTTCTACTTGTTCTTTCTCttcttatcttcttcttctacttctttctcttcttatcttcttctacttctttctcttcttatcttctttcttcttctacttctttctcttcttatcttcttcttcttcttcttttcttcttatcTTCTTATCttcttatcttcttcttcttctcttctcttcttcttcttcttctacttctttctcttcttatcttcttcttcttctttctcttcttatcttcttcttcttctttctcttcttatcttcttctacttctttctcttcttatcTTCTctacttctttctcttcttatcttcttcttctacttctttctcttcttatcttcttctacttctttctcttcttatcttcttcttcttctttctcttcttatcttcttcttcttctttctcttcttatcttcttcttcttcttctttcttcttctacttctttctcttcttatcttcttcttcttctttctcttcttatcttcttctacttctttctcttcttacttctttctcttcttatcttcttctcttctcttcttctttacttctttctcttcttctttacttctttctcttcttatcttcttctcttctttctcttcttatcttcttcttcttttctttctcttcttatcttcttcttcttctttctcttcttatcttcttcttcttctttctcttcttatcttcttctacttctttctcttcttatcttcttctcttcttttctcttcttatcttcttcttcttcttcttctttctcttcttcttcttcttctcttcttcttctacttctttctcttcttatcttcttctacttctttctcttcttatcttcttcttcttcttttcttcttcttcttctttctcttcttatcttcttctacttctttctcttcttatcttcttctacttctttctcttcttcttctcttcttctcttcttcttctacttcttctcttcttatcttcttcttctacttctttctcttcttatcttcttcttctttctcttcttatcttctcttcttctttctcttcttatcttcttctactcttctttctcttcttcttctacttctttctcttctttcttcttcttcttctttcttctttcttcttcttatcttcttcttctttctcttcttatcttcttcttctacttctttctcttcttacttctttctcttatcttctttcttctttctcttcttatcctttcttcttctttctttctcttcttatcTTCTTCTCTGTCttatctcttcttcttcttctttctcttctttcttcttcttcttcttctttctcttcttcttcttcttcttcttcttctttctcttcttctcttcttcttcttcttttcttcttatcttcttcttctcttctttctcttctttcttcttcttctttctttcttatcttcttacttcttcttcttcttctttctcttcttctcttctttcttttctttcttttcttcttatctttctacttctttcttcttcttttcttcttatcttcttctacttctttctcttcttatcttcttcttcttctttctcttcttatcttctttttcttctttctcttcttatcttcttcttcttctttctcttcttatcTTCTtatctcttctttctttctcttcttatcttcttcttcttctttctcttcttatcttctcttcttctcttctttctcttcttatcTTCttatctcttcttcttctttctcttcttatcttcttcttcttcttctttctcttcttatcttcttcttcttctttctcttcttatcttcttctacttctttctcttcttatcttcttctttcttcttcgttctttctcttcttatcttcttcttcttcttcttctcttctctctcttcttcttcttctcttcttcttctatcttcttctacttctttctctctcttatcttcttcttctttcttcttcttctttctcttcttatcttcattttcttctttctcttcttatcttcttctttcttcttctttctctcttcttatcttctctatcttcttcttctcttcttcttatcttctacttctttcttcttatcttcttcttctttctcttcttatcttcttcttcttctttctcttcttatcttcttcttcttctttctcttcttatcttcatcttcttctttctcttcttatcttcttctacttctttctcttcttatcttcttcttcttctttctcttcttatcttcttttctctttctttcttctttcttcctctttctcttcttttcttcttcttcttctaaatgTTCTCTACGTCGTTCATGACCtacttcttctttctcttcttattttttctacttctttctcttcttatcTTCTTTCTTCTGATTTCTCTAAAAATAATTCTCTTAATTTGTCTTTCTCTTCTTATCTTCTTCCCTTTCTCTTcgcatcttcttcttcttctttctcttcttatcttcttcttccttctttctcttcCCCCCTTTCAGCTACTTCTTTCTCTTTTAACACTTCTCTTACTTTCCCCCTACTTCTTCTTCACTTATCTTTTCTTCTACAATTCTTCTTTCTCTTCACTtcacttctttctcttcttatcTTCTTCTTCACTCTTCATCttcacttctttctttcacacTTCTTTCTCTTTCACTACTTCTTTCTCAatcttcttcttcctttctCTTCTTACTATCTTcaattcttcttctttctcttcttatcTCTTCTGATTCATCAAAGATTAGTACCGCCGGGCGATTTTTTGTTCAAGACATGTTTTATACAATTATTCACTTTCAGATAGCGGGAACAGCACTGGTTGGGTTACTATAAATAGATGACAAACCAATTGTagagtatttaaatatttattatacatttttatgggtttttctatttttctatgaaatataataacaaGCATTAGAGACACTATGTGTAACATCAACtgaactaaacaaaataataatattactaataatCCCATAGCTAGTTGGTTTTGTACAAAATctagtaccccccccccccccctccccacacacacacacacacacacaccctacgtCCCtgttcctgtctatgggatggtgcatataaaagatcccttgctgctaatccaaaaagagtagcccatggagtggcgatagcggatttcctccctcaatatctgtgtggtccttaaccatatgtccagtgccatataaccgtaaataaaatgtgttgagtgcgtcgttaaataaaccatttccttccttccaaataaTATGATGATGCACCTATACGCAGTTAGACACAAAAAATAATGAAGTCTCTTCCGTCTCTCCATCCTGCTCACTCGTTCGCTCACATTTTGTTtcagtctctgtctgtctgtctctctctctctctctctctctctctctctctctctctctctctctctctctctctctctgtctctctctgtgtgtgtgtgtgcgtgtgtgtctctctctctgtgtctgtctgtctgtctgtctctctctctgtgtctgtctgtctgtctgtctctctctctctctctctctctctctctctctctctctctctctctctctctctctctctctctctctctctctctctctctctctctctctctctctctctctctctctctctctctcatcattTATCCCTGAATATCTTCGTTTGTTAGCATCTGTTTTCGCTCTATTTTGTCCTAGATGTTTTGTGAGACCCTATCATGAGTACCGATATCTCTCAGTAACTTTCTGTTGATAGACAGTTGTTTTCATTGTTCAACAATATCAGCTggaattattttctttatatatttaaGGCTCATTAGAGCATTCGTCGACAAATGTGTTATAGAGGTGTTGAAAGGTTGGTCTTGCTTCGGGATTGTCATTCCAACATTTGAGCATTGTCTCGTAGTACCAGTCTGGACATCCGATGGCGGAGTCAGTGGGCTTAGGCATCCGGTAGCCATTGTATATGTTCGGGATCACCTCAGCATTTGTCAttcctgaaaataaaacaagagaGAAATGCTAAATCAAAAAAACTAAAGGATCTTTTCTTCTATTTTCTCATCGACAGGGGAAAAaacaagagtttgttttgtttaagaatactactagagcatattgatttattaatcatcggctattggatgtcgagtatttgataaatttgaccgactaattttttttttcattaatagcaaggtatcttatatatgcaccatcccacagacaggatagcaaatgccaggacatttgatataccagtcgtggtgcactggctgggacgagaaatagcccaatgggtccaccgatggggatcgattctagagcgaccgcgaatcaagcgagcgctttaccactgggcttcgtctCGCCCCGACAGGATATGAAATACAGGTATTACAGGTTCTGGTGTATAAATCGTAGAGCTACTGGTAGTCTGGAcatggatggggggggggggggggggggggatgttcgGGAGCATTTGTCAttcctgaaaataaaacaagagaGAAATGCTACAAAAAAACTAAAGGATCTTTTCTTCTATTTTCTCATCGACAGGGGAAAAaacaagagtttgttttgtttaagaatactactagagcatattgatttattaatcatcggctattggatgtcgagtATTTGATAAATTTGACCGATAGCAAGGTATCGATCCTACTGGCTGGGACCCATCGTGTCTCAGAATCAAAGTGCGCTTTCTCCTGAAAACAACATCCTGCCAAAACGAAACATCCTACGACCCATAGTtcgagcaaattgatttattaaccataggctattggatatgaaacatttggtaattttgacatatagtctttgagagtaaacccgctgcatttttccattagtagcaagggaccttttataggCATCCGACATTTTACTACAATATCATATATACCTAAACTACCATCACCGGTAGCTAATCAAAGGAAATCCGTGCAttttttccctaatgcagcaagggatcttttacatgcattttcccataggcagaaaaacacataccacgtcctttgaccagttgcgatgcactggttggaacgagagaacaaatatcattatcatcatcatcatcatcatcgtagcAAAACCACTCTTATCTTTATCATCTGCAGTGAATACATTTCATATTTAAAGGCAGGCCTACCCGCATATGGAACTCGTCCAAGTGTGATCATTTCATACATGAGTACACCAAATGACCAGACGTCCGATTTGATAGAAAATTCGTTTTTCAGCGCAGCTTCCGGTGCTGTCCATTTGATTGGGAACTTCatttctgaaagaaaaaaagtatcacaaataaaatacgTTCGTTATGATAACGGACGGATAGATgaatgtgtggatggatggacagttggatagatggacggaTGTATGGACACACTGACAGATAGATGGACCGACGGATGTATGTGTTAATGAAGAAAATCTTCTGGGGTTCTTTTTCtcgttttttgggggggttttgggttgtgttttttttaaaccgccacaaacatttaGCACAGagacaaataattatattgttttggacATTACACACATGGATGATGACGAGATGGATGGtaaagccgcagtatttccatttcagtaTGGGACTATAGGACAGGGTCGTGCTGCACGCTGGCTGTCAGATGAGATATatcggtatcacccgagcccggggtacacgaaacctgcagtgcatgccgggtaatcgTTGGGATGTAGAAGTGGAGAGTATACTAACCCTAAAGATGAGAGGATGTTCAGTTATACGTACGTCCACGCAGGGTTTGATTTGCGTCTTCACTTATTAGTTTGGCAAGTCCCCGAAGGCTAACTCAACAATACTGAATCTAAATTCTATGCCTCTGGCGTTGTTTAGAAGCCGAGACTGGAACCAGGTAACCAGGAAGTAAAGGTAGAACACCAATGTTCTGTCTTTTGAATGaatattaaaactgttaaaGAGAAGATACACGTTTAATATTCGTTGAAAAACCCGCCCATCGGCATCTGTTCAACATAGCCACTTTTTCAGTTTTCCGGAAAACATGTcacttattaatattaatgaggCGATGTAACCGCGCTGATTGGCTGCACGCCAGTCATCAGACTCTAGATCCGACACTACATTCGGATTAACGAGAACACCCTTTCCACGTGTCAACTTAATATTGTCACTGTAACCAATAAACTGTCCGATACCAATTGCAATAGCCATTCCCAGCGGAAAAGTCGCTATAATTCACGTTTTGGATGTTTGAAAGAAACGATACAGGTCGAGAGGGCGGCATGACACACAGTTGAATGCTTACACACCTGGTCTGTTCGAAGATACAGCCATAAATCTAACCGAGTCTAATAAAATAGTGATAATGATAATTTAGGACACAATAGTAATTGCCATTTACCGATCTAATTCACAAGGAACACAAGAAGTGTTTGTTAGCCGTTATTGAAGATGTGTAATGACTCGTGGCCACAAAGTGATTGatggtactttttttttttcatttgaaccCGGTCCAAAGTGGCGGTAAAAAACGGTAACACATACGAATGCCGTATTTCTTTCCGTTATATCTGCAGAGTAATATCACCGTTTGAAATGGGTAACCCCAACCAGGGTAAAGCCCGCCTGTGAATTGACTTTGAAACACAAAGTTACTTTAATAAATGACAGTCCCGGTTGAAGGTCAACGCCCGCTTTCAGAGAAAACTCGGTATCGGAAAAGTTAGCCAGTACagttaataatgaaaagaaatgcAGAGATTTTTTGGATGGCCTACGAGAAAATAAAGATAATGATCGATAACTGGAGTTATGTGTACGTGTCTTTCCCATAGAACAGCCTGAATACATTATGGTCGGAAATGGTTTCACACCATGGCTGCGCATCAAGATGGTACCGATTGCAGGCCCATGTTACAAATGAAAGcttttgaaataatttcatactgAACCTGTTGAATTTGGGGGGTGCAGACAAGTGAGTATATTTGTACGGTTACATTTCATGTTGACAAATATAGTTATGTAATTCaactaaatatttgtagtgACATTtcttttggttgttttgttgttttaaatcactTTGTATCCCCACaattcacaattttaaaatttcttaaAACTATCTAAATGTTAGGTAATTCGGTAATAGGACCAATATTAAGACCAATTTTATAAGTAGGGTTTAATAAGgtttatgtatattaatatatatatatatatatatatatatatataaattatattttatatatttagttatatggtNNNNNNNNNNNNNNNNNNNNNNNNNNNNNNNNNNNNNNNNNNNNNNNNNNNNNNNNNNNNNNNNNNNNNNNNNNNNNNNNNNNNNNNNNNNNNNNNNNNNNNNNNNNNNNNNNNNNNNNNNNNNNNNNNNNNNNNNNNNNNNNNNNNNNNNNNNNNNNNNNNNNNNNNNNNNNNNNNNNNNNNNNNNNNNNNNNNNNNNNgggctatttttcgctccagccaatgcactgcaactggtatatcaaaggccgtggtatgtgctatcctgtctctgggatggtgcaaataaaagaccccttgcaactgatgaaaacaaaaatgtagcgggtttcctctctgtgactgtatcgaaatgaccatatgtttgacatccaatagccgatgattaataaagcaatgtgctctagtggtgtggttaaacaaaacaaactttaaactttgacGACACGTGTTGCATGTTGGCACCGCTattgtattttgaaataatataaattcataaaaataactgTACATAGGCcttaatgaaattatttggctGTAATTTTCTGGGgccaggggtgggacatagctcagtggtacagggcccattgggctatttctcgttccagccagtgcaccacggctggtacaccaaaggtcgtggtatgtgctatcctgcctgtgggatgatgcatataaaagatcacttattgctaattgaaaagagtagcccacgaagaggtgacagcgggttttctccctcaatatatgtgtggtccttaaccatatgtctgacgccatataaccgtaaataaaatgtgttgagtgcgtcgttaaataaaacatttctttctttcttttcctggGGCCGTGTAATTCAAAGTACATTTTTTACATGTCACAAGACCATTGGTAAAGCTTTAACGTGTCAACAGCATTGAGAATGTTTAAAGAGGGCAGGAAGCAACAGTCCGCATGTGTATAGTCCGAACTTCGAACTGTCGGCCAGATTAGTTCTCGGATGTTTAGTTCCTTTGTTAGACGCTGGTGAAACTGTTCCTTTGTTAGAAGCTGGTGAAACTGTTCGATTGAGTGCAGAACTTGTTGGTTTAGTTTTGCCAGTTTTATAGCTAGTATCATCTACACAACTACGTTCTGATGCACCGTAAGTTTCGAGAAATGGCATCTAATATAAGGACTgtatatgtttgttatttatttacacgaatcatttattttcaccttAGTTTCCGCTACTGTCAAATAACTGGTGATAGCCGAATTGGAACATAGGTACGGACTAAACTTTTTGTATCTTTACGGATTTTGAACCCCATTCTTATATTACTTTGTAGATAATTCTTTTCAGTTTCCATTTTAAACACACCACCTGAGCTATCATTTCAATTGCAAGTGTGAGGTTACCGCAAAAACACTCACGATATAGTGTATGGAAACAGCAGTGAGACCGTTTCTAattctgtattaaaattgtCTTGATTCAAAACGGTTTAAAtgaaaagagagacagagacagagagaggaagaggaacagacatatgtatatatgaagaGGGAAacacggacagacagagagagagagagagagagagagagagagagagagagagagagagagagagagagagagagagagagggggggggggggggggttgagagATTATTACCattgtttttcggtatcgtcaatatcatatattaggaataaaaattgtattatgcgagcataatacattattttttattcctaatctATGATATTGAACATACCGAAACACActagggtaataatctctttatcatataatcgcaagcttaatacaacgtatttttgtaaactgtacacgcaactttaatgcCAGTcggccattactagatattcaaatgacgtaagaataagtggcgcggtgtattttt
Proteins encoded in this region:
- the LOC121373478 gene encoding tyrosine-protein kinase SRK3-like — its product is MKFPIKWTAPEAALKNEFSIKSDVWSFGVLMYEMITLGRVPYAGMTNAEVIPNIYNGYRMPKPTDSAIGCPDWYYETMLKCWNDNPEARPTFQHLYNTFVDECSNEP